In the Leptolyngbya sp. FACHB-261 genome, TTATTTTGGCTGGCGGGTTCTCACTGTAGCTTCAGGTCTTAACTATTCGGTCACCCTGCTGCTTAGAGAAATCCAGCACAGAAATACGCCACAATAGATCCTCTAAAATCCTCGCGCTCAGATTATGACGCTCTCAACCCCTGCCTCCCGTTCTCTACTGGAGACTGCTCGCTCGGTTCGGTCTGCCGCTTCCGATTTGAGCACGTTGCCTATAGAGAGCCGCAACCAGGCTTTAGACCGCATTGCCCAGGCACTAGAGGCATCAGCCGATGCGATTCTGGCGGCTAATGCTGCTGACCTCAAAGCCGCAACCCCTTTGGTGGAGAGCGGTGAGATGAGCCGGGCGCTCTACGGACGGTTGAAGCTGGATCCTGGCAAGCTAGCGGGGATGATTGCTGGGGTGCGAGATGTGACCAAGCTGGCGGACCCTATAGGGCAAGTGCAGATCCACCGCGAACTAGACACCGGACTGGTGCTCAAGCGGCTGACCGTGCCGCTAGGCGTGGTGGGCGTAATCTTTGAAGCCAGACCGGATGCCGTGACTCAGATTGCAGCGCTAGCAATTAAATCCGGCAATGGCCTGCTGCTCAAGGGCGGCAAAGAAGCAGTGCGCTCTTGCGAAGCGATTGTGCAAGTGATTCATCAGGCTCTGGCTGAGTCGCAGGTGCCGGCTGCCGCTGTGCAGTTATTAACCACCCGCGAAGAGATTCAAACCCTGCTGAGCCTGGATCAATATGTGGACTTGATTATTCCTCGCGGCTCCAATGCTTTTGTGCGTTACATCCAGAACAATACGCACATTCCGGTGCTGGGCCATGCTGAAGGTCTGTGCCATCTCTATATAGATGCGCAAGCCAATGTGCAGCAGGCGGTCGAAATTACCGTCGATGCCAAAGTGCAGTACCCGGCAGCCTGTAATGCCATCGAAACGTTGCTCGTGCATCGGGGCATTGCGCCTGCCTTCTTAGCGCCTGCGGTTGCAGCCTTGCAAGCCCAGAACGTAGAAGTGCGAGGTTGCGAACAAAGCCGTGCCCTGGTTCCTACGCTACTACCAGCAACTGAAGCAGACTGGGCAACTGAATACTCCGATTTGATTCTGGCGGTGAAGGTGGTGGATTCGCTAGACGAGGCGATGGAGCATATCAACACCTACGGCTCGCGCCACACCGAAGCGATTGTCACGGAAGACAGCACAGCAGCCCAAACGTTCCTGGCCCGAATCGATGCGGCGGGAGTATTCCACAATTGCTCGACCCGCTTTGCTGATGGTTTCCGTTATGGCTTTGGTGCTGAAGTCGGCATCAGCACCCAGAAATTGCCACCTCGCGGTCCGGTGGGCTTGGAAGGGCTGGTCACTTACCGCTACCAACTGATAGGACAGGGCCACACCGTTGCTCCCTATACTGGCGGCACTCCCCGCCCGTTCACTCACCGAGACCTACCCCTTGAATAATCTCGACTGTATTCATCTCACGGGCGTTCGCGGCTACGGCCATATTGGCGCTTTGCCTGAGGAGCAGGCTTTG is a window encoding:
- a CDS encoding glutamate-5-semialdehyde dehydrogenase, whose amino-acid sequence is MTLSTPASRSLLETARSVRSAASDLSTLPIESRNQALDRIAQALEASADAILAANAADLKAATPLVESGEMSRALYGRLKLDPGKLAGMIAGVRDVTKLADPIGQVQIHRELDTGLVLKRLTVPLGVVGVIFEARPDAVTQIAALAIKSGNGLLLKGGKEAVRSCEAIVQVIHQALAESQVPAAAVQLLTTREEIQTLLSLDQYVDLIIPRGSNAFVRYIQNNTHIPVLGHAEGLCHLYIDAQANVQQAVEITVDAKVQYPAACNAIETLLVHRGIAPAFLAPAVAALQAQNVEVRGCEQSRALVPTLLPATEADWATEYSDLILAVKVVDSLDEAMEHINTYGSRHTEAIVTEDSTAAQTFLARIDAAGVFHNCSTRFADGFRYGFGAEVGISTQKLPPRGPVGLEGLVTYRYQLIGQGHTVAPYTGGTPRPFTHRDLPLE